A section of the Dermacoccus nishinomiyaensis genome encodes:
- the treZ gene encoding malto-oligosyltrehalose trehalohydrolase, with protein MNTYSSPGFHGATQTISVWAPAAERMVHLVADGVKAPMKAGENGWWHSPEPVRVGSEYAFSIDGGDPRPDPRSLLQPEGIHGPSEVVDLAAHDWQDDGWRGHHADAASHDDAMRGAVFYELHIGTFTESGTFDSAIERLDHLVTLGVTHVEILPVNGVPGERNWGYDGVNWYATSAAYGGPAAFQRFVDACHARGLAVCLDVVYNHLGPSGNYLPEFGPYFNALHHTPWGPAVNLDGPQSDEVRRFIIENALMWFTEFHVDAFRLDAVHALADDTAVHILEELTAALELAAEQTGRNVVVVAESDRNDPATVTPRAREPRSGQRGLAVADGGSAGLGLSGQWADDIHHTLHVLLTGETQGYYEDFAAPAALAKMYATPFFHDGTYSSFRERRHGRPVDPEATPGWRFVASLQTHDQVGNRATGERLSQLVGVDRLACAAALLLTSPYTPMLFMGEEYGAQTPWQFFTDHVDPEIAEGTSRGRAAEFAAHGWGDAVPDPQEESTFRNSVLRWSEIDDPDGEQSLLLDWYRTLIRLRREVPDLSDPTLGTSRVEGDGQGPTSVVTVHRGDCRVVVNLSGEATTIDADRVIAAWHIVDERPADGGGVRVVIPADGVAIVR; from the coding sequence ATGAACACCTACTCCTCGCCCGGTTTTCACGGCGCGACCCAGACGATCTCGGTGTGGGCGCCGGCCGCCGAGCGCATGGTGCACCTCGTCGCGGACGGCGTGAAGGCGCCCATGAAGGCCGGCGAGAACGGCTGGTGGCATTCGCCCGAGCCGGTGCGCGTCGGCAGCGAGTACGCCTTCAGCATCGACGGCGGCGACCCGCGCCCCGACCCGCGTTCGCTGCTGCAGCCCGAGGGCATCCACGGCCCCAGCGAGGTCGTCGACCTCGCGGCCCACGACTGGCAGGACGACGGTTGGCGCGGCCACCACGCGGACGCGGCCTCGCACGACGACGCGATGCGCGGCGCGGTCTTCTACGAGCTACACATCGGCACGTTCACCGAATCCGGGACGTTCGACTCGGCCATCGAACGGCTCGATCACCTCGTGACGCTCGGGGTGACACACGTCGAGATCCTGCCGGTGAACGGCGTTCCGGGAGAGCGAAACTGGGGCTATGACGGTGTCAACTGGTACGCGACGAGCGCCGCCTACGGCGGCCCGGCCGCCTTCCAGCGCTTCGTCGATGCGTGCCACGCGCGCGGCCTCGCCGTCTGCCTCGACGTCGTCTACAATCACCTCGGCCCGAGCGGCAACTACTTGCCCGAGTTCGGCCCCTACTTCAATGCGCTGCACCACACGCCGTGGGGCCCCGCCGTCAACCTCGACGGCCCGCAGAGTGACGAGGTGCGCCGCTTCATCATCGAGAACGCGCTCATGTGGTTCACCGAGTTCCACGTCGACGCGTTCCGCCTTGACGCCGTCCACGCGCTCGCCGACGACACGGCCGTCCACATCCTCGAAGAGCTCACGGCCGCACTGGAACTCGCCGCCGAGCAGACGGGGCGCAACGTGGTCGTCGTCGCCGAGTCCGACCGCAACGACCCGGCCACCGTCACGCCGCGTGCGCGCGAACCGCGCTCGGGTCAGCGCGGACTCGCAGTCGCCGACGGTGGCAGCGCCGGCCTCGGGCTGAGCGGGCAGTGGGCCGACGACATCCACCACACCCTGCACGTGCTGCTCACCGGCGAGACGCAGGGCTACTACGAGGACTTCGCGGCCCCCGCGGCCCTCGCCAAGATGTACGCGACGCCGTTCTTCCACGACGGCACGTACTCGAGCTTCCGCGAGCGCCGCCACGGCCGCCCCGTCGATCCCGAAGCGACGCCGGGTTGGCGCTTTGTCGCGTCTCTGCAGACGCACGATCAGGTCGGCAACCGCGCGACGGGCGAGCGCCTGTCGCAGCTCGTCGGCGTCGACCGGCTGGCCTGCGCGGCAGCGCTGCTGCTGACGTCGCCGTACACGCCGATGCTCTTCATGGGTGAGGAGTACGGTGCGCAGACCCCCTGGCAGTTCTTCACCGACCACGTCGACCCCGAGATCGCCGAGGGCACCTCACGCGGGCGCGCGGCCGAGTTCGCAGCCCACGGCTGGGGTGACGCGGTGCCCGACCCCCAGGAGGAGTCGACCTTCCGCAACTCGGTGCTGCGCTGGAGCGAGATCGACGACCCCGACGGCGAGCAGTCGCTCCTGCTCGACTGGTACCGCACCCTCATCAGGCTGCGCCGCGAGGTGCCCGACCTGTCCGACCCGACCCTCGGCACGAGCCGGGTCGAGGGTGACGGCCAGGGCCCGACGAGCGTCGTGACGGTGCACCGCGGCGACTGCCGCGTCGTCGTCAACCTCTCGGGCGAGGCGACGACGATCGACGCCGACCGTGTCATCGCCGCATGGCACATCGTCGACGAGCGCCCCGCCGACGGCGGGGGAGTGCGCGTCGTCATCCCGGCCGACGGGGTGGCCATCGTCCGCTGA
- the pstB gene encoding phosphate ABC transporter ATP-binding protein PstB — protein MSKRIDVHNLNVYYGDFLAVNDVSMTIEPRSITAFIGPSGCGKSTFLRTLNRMHEVIPGGRVEGQVLLDDEDLYAPGVDPVAVRRTVGMVFQRPNPFPTMSIGDNVVAGLRLNGVKDKKVLAEKTEQSLRGANLWNEVKDRLDKPGAGLSGGQQQRLCIARAIAVSPDVLLMDEPCSALDPISTLAIEDLMLELKKDYTIVIVTHNMQQAARVADRTAFFNLEATGKPGMLVEMNDTQKMFSNPDQRATEDYISGRFG, from the coding sequence ATGAGCAAGCGGATCGACGTTCACAACCTCAACGTCTACTACGGCGACTTCCTCGCCGTGAACGATGTCTCCATGACGATCGAGCCCCGCTCGATCACGGCCTTCATCGGCCCGTCGGGCTGCGGCAAGTCCACGTTCCTGCGCACCCTCAACCGCATGCACGAGGTCATCCCCGGCGGCCGCGTCGAGGGTCAGGTGCTCCTCGACGACGAGGACCTGTACGCGCCGGGCGTCGACCCGGTGGCGGTGCGCCGCACCGTCGGCATGGTGTTCCAGCGCCCCAACCCGTTCCCGACGATGTCGATCGGTGACAACGTCGTCGCGGGTCTGCGCCTCAACGGCGTGAAGGACAAGAAGGTGCTCGCCGAGAAGACGGAGCAGTCGCTGCGTGGCGCGAACCTGTGGAACGAGGTCAAGGATCGCCTCGACAAGCCGGGTGCCGGCCTGTCGGGCGGTCAGCAGCAGCGTCTGTGCATCGCGCGTGCCATCGCGGTGTCGCCGGACGTGCTCCTCATGGACGAGCCGTGCTCGGCTCTCGACCCGATCTCGACGCTCGCCATCGAGGATCTGATGCTGGAGCTGAAGAAGGACTACACGATCGTCATCGTCACGCACAACATGCAGCAGGCGGCGCGTGTGGCTGACCGGACGGCGTTCTTCAACCTCGAGGCGACGGGCAAGCCCGGCATGCTCGTCGAGATGAACGACACGCAGAAGATGTTCAGCAACCCGGATCAGCGGGCGACCGAGGACTACATCTCCGGTCGCTTCGGCTGA
- the pstA gene encoding phosphate ABC transporter permease PstA: protein MSTAAHSLEKNPAPEPRSKNSLSGKGQSGGRATKNTIATVVMWAAFLVALVPLVWIIATVIMKGGELLLHVDWWTKSQRGVGRREVAGGAAHAIQGTLIQAFVTALIAVPIGVMTAVYLVEYGRGRAAKIVSFMVDILTGVPSIVAALFVYAVWVTTFGFDRIPFAVCLALVLLMVPVVVRSTEEMLKLVPNELREAAYALGVPKWKTILKIVLPTAFSGIVTGVLLGLARVMGETAPLIILAPYFKSLSTNLFGGLMGTLPTMIYNGKDNMAVDASAQRVWAAACTLILLILLLNLLGRFISRFSKVKN, encoded by the coding sequence ATGAGCACCGCAGCCCACTCCCTCGAGAAGAACCCCGCTCCCGAGCCCCGGTCGAAGAACTCGCTCTCCGGCAAGGGCCAGTCCGGCGGCCGCGCGACGAAGAACACGATCGCCACCGTCGTCATGTGGGCCGCGTTCCTCGTCGCCCTCGTACCGCTGGTGTGGATCATCGCCACCGTCATCATGAAGGGCGGCGAGCTGCTCCTGCACGTCGACTGGTGGACGAAGAGCCAGCGCGGCGTCGGCCGCCGCGAGGTCGCCGGCGGCGCCGCCCACGCCATCCAGGGCACCCTCATCCAGGCCTTCGTCACGGCTCTCATCGCCGTGCCGATCGGCGTGATGACCGCCGTCTACCTCGTCGAGTACGGGCGCGGCCGTGCCGCGAAGATCGTCAGCTTCATGGTCGACATCCTCACCGGTGTCCCCTCCATCGTCGCCGCGTTGTTCGTCTACGCCGTCTGGGTGACGACGTTCGGCTTCGACCGCATCCCGTTCGCCGTGTGCCTGGCGCTCGTGCTGCTCATGGTTCCCGTCGTCGTGCGCTCCACGGAGGAGATGTTGAAGCTCGTGCCGAACGAGCTGCGCGAGGCCGCGTACGCCCTCGGCGTGCCGAAGTGGAAGACGATCCTCAAGATCGTTCTCCCGACGGCGTTCTCCGGCATCGTCACCGGTGTGCTGCTCGGCCTCGCCCGCGTCATGGGCGAGACGGCACCGCTCATCATCCTCGCGCCGTACTTCAAGTCGCTGTCGACGAACCTGTTCGGCGGCCTCATGGGCACGCTGCCGACGATGATCTACAACGGCAAGGACAACATGGCCGTCGACGCCTCCGCGCAGCGCGTGTGGGCGGCGGCGTGCACCCTCATCCTCCTCATCCTTCTTCTCAACCTGCTGGGCCGCTTCATCAGCCGCTTCAGCAAGGTCAAGAACTGA